One Hordeum vulgare subsp. vulgare chromosome 4H, MorexV3_pseudomolecules_assembly, whole genome shotgun sequence DNA window includes the following coding sequences:
- the LOC123448224 gene encoding probable pyridoxal 5'-phosphate synthase subunit PDX1.1 yields the protein MASDGVVALYGNNKAVVEPTAKPAAATFSVKVGLAQMLRGGVIMDVVTAEQARLAEEAGACAVMALERVPADIRAQGGVARMSDPALIRDIKRAVTIPVMAKARIGHFVEAQILEAIGVDYVDESEVLTLADDAHHINKHNFRVPFVCGCRNLGEALRRIREGAAMIRTKGEAGTGNVVEAVRHVRSVMGAVRALRNMDDDEVFSYAKQIAAPYDLVMQTKQLGRLPVVQFAAGGVATPADAALMMQLGCDGVFVGSGIFKSGDPSRRARAIVQAVTHYSDPEILANVSAGLGEAMVGINLSDPNVERFAARSQ from the coding sequence ATGGCATCCGACGGTGTTGTGGCCCTGTACGGCAACAACAAGGCGGTGGTGGAGCCCACCGCCAAgcctgccgccgccaccttctCCGTCAAGGTGGGTCTCGCCCAGATGCTGCGCGGCGGCGTCATCATGGACGTCGTCACCGCCGAGCAGGCGCGCCTCGCCGAGGAGGCCGGTGCCTGCGCCGTCATGGCGCTGGAGCGCGTGCCCGCTGACATCCGCGCCCAGGGCGGCGTCGCCCGCATGTCCGACCCGGCCCTCATCCGCGACATCAAGCGCGCCGTCACCATCCCAGTCATGGCCAAGGCCCGCATCGGACACTTCGTGGAGGCCCAGATCCTGGAGGCCATCGGCGTGGACTACGTGGACGagagcgaggtcctcaccctcgcCGACGACGCCCACCACATCAACAAGCACAACTTCCGCGTCCCCTTCGTGTGCGGCTGCCGCAACCTCGGCGAGGCGCTCCGCCGCATCCGCGAAGGCGCCGCCATGATCCGCACCAAGGGCGAGGCCGGCACCGGCAACGTGGTGGAGGCCGTCCGTCACGTCCGCTCCGTAATGGGCGCCGTCCGCGCCCTACGCAACATGGACGACGACGAGGTCTTCAGCTACGCCAAGCAGATCGCCGCCCCGTACGACCTGGTGATGCAGACCAAGCAGCTCGGCCGCCTCCCGGTCGTACAGTTCGCCGCCGGAGGCGTCGCCACCCCTGCAGACGCCGCCTTGATGATGCAGCTCGGCTGCGACGGGGTCTTCGTCGGCTCCGGCATCTTCAAGAGCGGCGACCCGTCGCGTCGCGCCCGCGCCATCGTCCAGGCCGTGACACACTACAGCGACCCGGAGATCCTGGCGAATGTCAGCGCCGGGCTAGGGGAGGCCATGGTGGGGATCAACCTGTCCGACCCCAACGTGGAGCGCTTCGCCGCCCGATCCCAGTAG